A single window of Halotalea alkalilenta DNA harbors:
- the nuoE gene encoding NADH-quinone oxidoreductase subunit NuoE, giving the protein MDNSRHLYADLISSDRPAFALSDEEREEIIEEKGHYENPRAASIEALKIVQHHRGWVPDGAIPAIAELLGIPGSDVEGVATFYSQIFRQPVGRHVIRLCDSMTCYINGYEAIRERIKSELGIVPGQTTMDERFTLIPVCCLGNCDKGPTMMVDDDTHSHLDAETLMSVLEAYK; this is encoded by the coding sequence ATGGACAACAGCCGACACCTGTATGCCGATCTGATCTCGAGCGACCGCCCGGCCTTCGCGCTGAGCGATGAGGAACGCGAGGAGATCATCGAGGAGAAGGGCCACTACGAGAACCCGCGCGCGGCCTCGATCGAGGCGCTGAAGATCGTCCAGCATCATCGCGGCTGGGTGCCCGACGGCGCGATCCCGGCGATCGCCGAGCTGCTCGGTATCCCGGGCAGCGACGTCGAGGGGGTGGCGACCTTCTACAGCCAGATCTTCCGCCAGCCGGTCGGGCGTCACGTGATCAGGCTGTGCGACAGCATGACCTGCTACATCAACGGCTATGAAGCGATCCGCGAACGGATCAAGAGCGAGCTCGGCATCGTGCCCGGGCAGACCACCATGGATGAGCGTTTCACCCTGATTCCGGTGTGCTGCCTCGGCAATTGCGACAAGGGGCCGACGATGATGGTCGATGACGACACCCATAGCCACCTCGATGCCGAGACGCTGATGAGCGTGCTGGAGGCCTACAAATGA
- the nuoF gene encoding NADH-quinone oxidoreductase subunit NuoF, which translates to MSATTPVNRRLTSFGTANLIERAPETHPLTWRLNADASPIWLEEYRAKQGYLGAKRALTELTPEEVAAEVKEAGLKGRGGAGFPAGVKWGLTAKGEGVPRGYLLCNADEMEPNTYKDRLLMEQQPHLLLEGMIVAAYANHSYRGYVFLRGEYVDAAKSLRRAVAEAREAGLLGRDIFGSGFDFDIYVHTGAGRYICGEETALINSLEGRRANPRAKPPFPGQSGAWGKPTVVNNVETLCGVSSIILNGVEWYHGLCLPGSEDHGTKMMGFSGKVKNPGLWELPLGITAREVLEEYAGGMRDGCTLKAWQPGGAGTGFLLPEHLDAQMYSGGIGKVGTRMGTALSMAVDDSVSMVSLLRNMEEFFARESCGWCTPCRDGLPWTVKILRALEAGEGEPGDVELLLELTRKLGPGKTYCAHAPGAIEPLGSAIKYFREEFEAGIRTPSTANAPQEPVGSV; encoded by the coding sequence ATGAGTGCAACCACCCCCGTCAATCGCCGCCTGACCTCGTTCGGTACCGCCAATCTGATCGAGCGCGCTCCCGAGACCCACCCGCTGACCTGGCGGCTCAACGCCGACGCTTCGCCGATCTGGCTCGAGGAGTACCGGGCCAAGCAAGGCTATCTCGGCGCCAAGCGTGCGCTGACCGAGCTGACCCCCGAGGAGGTCGCCGCCGAGGTCAAGGAGGCGGGGCTCAAGGGGCGCGGCGGCGCCGGCTTCCCCGCAGGCGTCAAGTGGGGGCTGACCGCCAAGGGCGAGGGCGTTCCGCGTGGCTACCTGCTGTGCAATGCCGACGAGATGGAGCCCAACACCTACAAGGACCGCCTGCTGATGGAGCAGCAGCCGCACCTGCTGCTCGAAGGGATGATCGTCGCCGCCTACGCCAACCACTCCTATCGGGGCTACGTGTTCCTGCGCGGTGAGTACGTCGATGCGGCAAAGAGCCTGCGCCGCGCGGTGGCGGAAGCCCGCGAGGCGGGGCTGCTCGGGCGCGACATCTTCGGCAGCGGCTTCGACTTCGACATCTACGTCCATACCGGTGCCGGGCGCTATATCTGCGGCGAAGAGACCGCTTTGATCAACTCGCTCGAGGGGCGGCGCGCCAATCCCCGCGCCAAGCCCCCCTTCCCGGGCCAGTCCGGGGCCTGGGGCAAACCGACGGTGGTCAACAACGTCGAGACGCTCTGCGGGGTCTCCTCGATCATCCTCAACGGGGTCGAGTGGTACCACGGCCTCTGCCTGCCCGGTTCCGAGGACCACGGCACCAAGATGATGGGCTTCTCCGGCAAGGTGAAGAATCCGGGTCTTTGGGAGCTGCCGCTCGGTATCACCGCCCGCGAGGTGCTCGAGGAGTACGCCGGTGGGATGCGCGACGGCTGTACGCTCAAGGCCTGGCAGCCGGGCGGCGCCGGCACCGGCTTCCTGCTGCCCGAGCATCTCGATGCGCAGATGTACTCCGGCGGCATCGGCAAGGTCGGCACCCGCATGGGCACTGCGCTTTCGATGGCGGTCGACGACAGCGTCAGCATGGTGTCGCTGCTGCGCAACATGGAAGAGTTCTTCGCTCGCGAGTCGTGCGGGTGGTGCACGCCCTGCCGCGATGGCCTGCCCTGGACGGTGAAGATCCTGCGTGCGCTGGAGGCGGGCGAGGGCGAGCCGGGCGACGTCGAGCTGCTGCTCGAGCTGACCCGCAAGCTGGGTCCTGGCAAGACCTACTGCGCCCACGCACCGGGGGCGATCGAGCCGTTGGGCAGCGCGATCAAGTATTTCCGCGAGGAGTTCGAGGCCGGCATTCGCACGCCGAGCACGGCGAACGCTCCTCAGGAGCCCGTCGGCTCGGTGTGA
- the nuoG gene encoding NADH-quinone oxidoreductase subunit NuoG, with amino-acid sequence MATIHIDGKDYEVDGSDNLLQACLSLGLDVPYFCWHPALGSVGACRQCAVKQYRDKDDTRGMLVMSCMTGIKDDSYISIDDAEAVEFRESVIEWLMSNHPHDCPVCEEGGHCHLQDMTVMTGHDRRRYRFTKRTHENQYLGPFIAHEMNRCISCYRCVRFYKDYAGGTDLGVFGAHDNVYFGRTTDGVLESEFSGNLTEVCPTGVFTDQTHSDRYTRKWDLQFAPSICHGCSSGCNISPGERYGEVRRIENRYNGAVNHYFLCDRGRFGYGYVNNADRPRLALLRDADAEDVDITLSVDAALDRAAERLKRARRVIGIGSPRASLESNYALRELVGVDNFSTGIEAGELERLALMQRILREGALPIPTLRDIESHDAVVVLGEDLTQTAARVALSVRQAAQGGAVSLAAEQRIPEWHINAVNTLAQGRKNPVYLATVAETKLDDIARETFHGTPEEIARFGFALAHALDDSAPMVGDLDDATLELVGEIASTLKSAKRPLIIAGESLRSIAVLRAAANLARAFNQAGLQGSLSLISAEANSTGLAMLGGESLDWALKTLTRHDADAVIVLENDLYRRLPAKRVDEALDACETLLVIDHQPTPTCRRADIVLPAATFAEGDGTLVSSEGRAQRFFQVYDPSYYRPDDQTHEAWRWLHALHTTIESRPIDWTQLDEVTRACAESVPVLAGITAAAPSASFRIKGQKIARSPHRSSGRTAMRANISVSEPRQPQDIDSALAFSMEGYSGTAFARQQVPFAWAPGWNSPQAWNKFQDEVGGSLRAGDPGVRLIDQPGSRDEGRPLAYFSEVPSAFQLYHDRWQVVPLYHLFGSEETSAKAKPVQERMPEPYLALGITDAEALGLNLDAKVRVNIGKHELLLPLKISSRLRRGTVGIPRGLPDVPVEIFGEWARLEQEVRA; translated from the coding sequence ATGGCCACTATCCACATCGACGGCAAGGACTACGAAGTCGACGGCTCGGACAACCTGCTCCAGGCCTGTCTGTCGCTCGGGCTCGACGTGCCCTACTTCTGCTGGCATCCGGCGCTCGGCAGCGTCGGCGCCTGCCGCCAGTGCGCGGTCAAGCAGTACCGGGACAAGGACGATACTCGCGGCATGCTGGTGATGTCGTGCATGACCGGGATCAAGGACGACAGCTACATCTCGATCGACGACGCGGAAGCGGTGGAGTTTCGCGAGAGCGTGATCGAGTGGCTGATGTCCAACCACCCCCACGACTGTCCAGTGTGCGAAGAGGGCGGCCACTGCCACCTCCAGGACATGACCGTGATGACCGGGCATGACCGCCGTCGCTACCGCTTCACCAAGCGTACCCACGAGAACCAGTACCTCGGTCCGTTCATCGCCCACGAGATGAACCGCTGCATCTCGTGCTATCGCTGCGTGCGCTTCTACAAGGACTACGCCGGCGGCACCGACCTCGGGGTATTCGGCGCCCACGACAACGTCTACTTCGGTCGTACCACCGATGGCGTGCTCGAGAGCGAGTTCTCCGGCAACCTCACCGAGGTCTGCCCGACCGGGGTGTTCACCGACCAGACCCACTCCGACCGCTATACCCGCAAATGGGACCTGCAGTTCGCCCCGAGCATCTGCCACGGCTGCTCCAGCGGCTGCAACATCAGCCCCGGCGAGCGCTATGGCGAGGTGCGGCGGATCGAGAACCGCTACAACGGCGCGGTCAACCACTACTTCCTCTGCGACCGCGGCCGCTTCGGCTACGGCTACGTCAACAATGCCGATCGCCCGAGACTCGCGCTGCTGCGCGATGCCGATGCCGAGGACGTCGACATCACGCTGTCGGTCGACGCCGCGCTCGATCGCGCCGCCGAACGGCTCAAGCGCGCCCGCCGGGTGATCGGCATCGGCTCGCCACGGGCGAGCCTCGAGAGCAACTACGCGCTGCGCGAACTGGTGGGCGTCGATAACTTCTCCACCGGGATCGAGGCCGGCGAGCTCGAACGCCTCGCGCTGATGCAGCGCATCCTCCGCGAGGGGGCGCTGCCGATTCCGACGCTGCGCGACATCGAGAGCCATGATGCGGTGGTGGTGCTGGGCGAGGACCTGACCCAGACCGCCGCCCGGGTCGCACTCTCGGTACGCCAGGCCGCCCAGGGGGGCGCCGTCTCCCTCGCCGCCGAACAGCGCATCCCCGAGTGGCACATCAACGCGGTCAATACCCTGGCCCAGGGGCGCAAGAACCCGGTCTATCTGGCGACGGTCGCCGAGACCAAGCTCGACGACATCGCCCGCGAGACCTTCCACGGCACCCCGGAGGAAATCGCCCGCTTCGGCTTCGCGCTCGCCCATGCGCTCGACGACTCAGCGCCGATGGTCGGCGATCTCGACGATGCGACCCTCGAGCTGGTGGGTGAGATCGCCAGTACCCTCAAGAGCGCCAAGCGGCCGCTGATCATCGCCGGTGAATCGCTGCGCTCGATCGCGGTGCTGCGCGCCGCCGCCAACCTCGCCCGCGCCTTCAACCAGGCGGGCCTCCAGGGCTCGTTGAGCCTGATCAGCGCGGAAGCGAACAGCACCGGGCTTGCGATGCTGGGGGGTGAATCCCTCGACTGGGCGCTGAAGACCCTTACCCGCCATGACGCCGACGCGGTGATCGTGCTGGAGAACGACCTCTACCGCCGGCTGCCGGCCAAGCGCGTAGACGAGGCGCTGGATGCCTGCGAGACGCTGCTGGTGATCGACCATCAGCCGACGCCGACCTGCCGGCGCGCCGATATCGTGCTGCCGGCGGCGACCTTCGCCGAGGGCGACGGTACCCTGGTCAGCTCCGAGGGCCGCGCCCAGCGCTTCTTCCAGGTCTACGACCCTTCCTACTATCGTCCCGACGACCAGACCCACGAGGCCTGGCGCTGGCTGCATGCGCTGCACACCACCATCGAGTCGCGTCCGATCGACTGGACCCAGCTCGACGAGGTCACCCGCGCCTGCGCCGAGAGCGTGCCGGTACTGGCCGGTATTACCGCCGCCGCACCGAGCGCATCGTTTCGGATCAAGGGGCAGAAGATCGCCCGCTCGCCGCACCGTTCGAGCGGACGCACCGCGATGCGCGCCAACATCAGCGTCAGCGAGCCGCGCCAGCCGCAGGATATCGATTCGGCGCTCGCCTTCTCGATGGAGGGCTACAGTGGCACCGCGTTCGCGCGCCAGCAGGTGCCGTTCGCCTGGGCGCCGGGTTGGAACTCGCCGCAGGCGTGGAACAAGTTCCAGGACGAGGTCGGTGGCAGCCTGCGCGCGGGCGATCCCGGCGTGCGCCTGATCGACCAGCCCGGCAGCCGCGACGAAGGCCGCCCGCTCGCCTACTTCAGCGAAGTGCCGAGCGCCTTCCAGCTCTATCACGACCGCTGGCAGGTGGTGCCGCTCTATCACCTGTTCGGCAGCGAGGAGACCAGCGCCAAGGCCAAGCCAGTGCAGGAGCGCATGCCCGAACCCTACCTGGCGCTCGGGATCACCGATGCCGAGGCGCTGGGCCTGAATCTGGACGCCAAGGTCAGGGTCAACATCGGCAAGCACGAACTGCTGCTGCCGCTCAAGATCTCGAGCCGGCTGCGGCGCGGCACCGTCGGCATCCCGCGCGGACTGCCCGATGTGCCGGTGGAGATCTTCGGTGAGTGGGCACGCCTCGAGCAGGAGGTGCGCGCATGA
- the nuoH gene encoding NADH-quinone oxidoreductase subunit NuoH, protein MSWLTGDVVDIVVAVIQAIVIMLVAVVVGAFMSFVERRMLGLWQDRYGPNRVGPFGLFQLGADMLKMFFKEDWIPPFADKRLFVLAPMVSMGTIILAFMVIPITPTWGVADLNIGLLFFMAMAGLNVYAVLFAGYASANKYALIGAMRASAQTISYEVFLGLSLMGVVAVTGSFSLRDIVEAQAGLWFIVPQFFGFVTFLIAGIAVTHRHPFDQPEAEQELADGFHIEYSGMKWGMFFVGEYIGITLVSSLLVVLFFGGWHGPWLPPFVWFALKTLFFMMLFILLRAALPRPRYDRVMSFGWKICLPLTLINLLVTGVVILLNAPTGQ, encoded by the coding sequence ATGAGTTGGCTCACCGGTGACGTGGTCGACATCGTCGTCGCGGTCATCCAGGCGATCGTGATCATGCTGGTCGCGGTGGTGGTCGGTGCGTTCATGAGCTTCGTCGAGCGGCGCATGCTCGGGCTCTGGCAGGACCGTTACGGTCCGAACCGGGTCGGTCCGTTCGGCCTGTTCCAGCTCGGCGCCGACATGTTGAAGATGTTCTTCAAGGAGGACTGGATCCCGCCGTTCGCCGACAAGCGCCTGTTCGTGCTGGCGCCGATGGTGTCGATGGGGACGATCATCCTCGCCTTCATGGTGATCCCGATCACCCCGACCTGGGGCGTGGCGGATCTGAACATCGGTCTTTTGTTCTTCATGGCGATGGCCGGGCTCAACGTCTATGCGGTGCTGTTCGCCGGCTACGCCAGCGCCAACAAGTACGCGCTGATCGGTGCGATGCGAGCCTCGGCCCAGACCATCTCGTATGAGGTGTTCCTCGGTCTGTCGCTGATGGGCGTGGTCGCGGTGACCGGCTCGTTCAGCCTGCGCGATATCGTCGAAGCGCAGGCCGGGCTCTGGTTCATCGTTCCGCAGTTCTTCGGCTTCGTCACTTTCCTGATCGCCGGCATCGCGGTCACCCACCGCCACCCGTTCGACCAGCCCGAAGCCGAGCAGGAGCTCGCCGACGGCTTCCATATCGAATACTCCGGGATGAAGTGGGGGATGTTCTTCGTCGGCGAGTACATCGGTATCACCCTCGTCTCGTCGCTGCTGGTGGTGCTGTTCTTCGGTGGCTGGCATGGGCCCTGGCTGCCCCCGTTCGTCTGGTTCGCACTGAAGACGCTGTTCTTCATGATGCTGTTCATCCTGCTGCGGGCCGCGCTGCCGCGACCGCGCTACGACCGGGTGATGAGCTTCGGCTGGAAGATCTGCCTGCCGCTGACATTGATCAACCTGCTGGTCACGGGCGTCGTGATCCTGCTCAACGCGCCGACGGGACAATGA
- the nuoI gene encoding NADH-quinone oxidoreductase subunit NuoI — translation MIIKLLHGTWTQLRTVWMVFTHAFRKRETLQYPEEKVYLPPRYRGRIVLTRDPDGEERCVACNLCAVACPVGCISLQKGEKEDGRWYPEFFRINFSRCIFCGLCEEACPTSAIQLTPDFELGEFKRQDLVFEKKDLLISGPGKDHDYNFYRVAGMAIAGKRKGEAKNEAQPINVKSLLP, via the coding sequence ATGATCATCAAGCTATTGCATGGCACCTGGACCCAGCTGCGCACGGTGTGGATGGTATTCACCCACGCCTTCAGGAAGCGCGAGACGCTGCAGTACCCCGAAGAGAAGGTCTACCTGCCGCCGCGCTATCGTGGACGTATCGTGTTGACTCGCGATCCCGACGGCGAGGAGCGCTGCGTGGCCTGCAACCTCTGCGCGGTGGCCTGCCCGGTCGGCTGCATCTCGCTGCAAAAGGGGGAGAAGGAGGATGGGCGCTGGTATCCCGAGTTCTTCCGGATCAACTTCTCGCGCTGCATCTTCTGCGGGCTCTGCGAGGAGGCCTGTCCGACCTCGGCGATCCAGCTTACCCCGGACTTCGAGCTCGGCGAGTTCAAGCGCCAGGACCTGGTGTTCGAGAAGAAGGACCTGTTGATCTCGGGGCCCGGCAAGGACCACGACTACAACTTCTATCGCGTGGCGGGAATGGCGATCGCTGGCAAGCGCAAGGGCGAGGCCAAGAACGAGGCCCAGCCGATCAACGTCAAGTCGCTGCTGCCCTGA